In the Ostrinia nubilalis chromosome 7, ilOstNubi1.1, whole genome shotgun sequence genome, one interval contains:
- the LOC135073103 gene encoding tudor domain-containing protein 3-like isoform X2, translating into MLNDNMSLQEDLKELGWHLSQEGIDAVSENGQIVDVNVLSKRALDFDIRDIGDGSFPEDFTKDPSKLEKPIVVQIQKIRNVSAPKANEESTSAPRMLKLILHDGKSTCTGLEILPISSLSINTPPGTKLLLNNEGLETCHGVVWLTPSVITVLGGKVSHMIEKWELNRSLAKHTRGGIGADGGPPPWIPFGQRLEALSVEKQFKSLQEATKQDNAEFEAQRKGAIAEAQRLSGVKKVFGGGTKPLLDANVQKIVDAGFSEEQAENALKYTKNNVERALKMLQKRDHSENRNKEKQQKEPEQPKRKGRNKDPNDDEGIPVKPSGKVSLFDFLEDKLPNVPEKDKNRSYPSNSEDRGGNYGNRDRHGKGNSRGQSSRYDNPNRRNENRGHYNDNHHNSHREDRKYQTQNEKPPRFQKKLEEKNKQQQQQQQQHQFQQQQQQQQHQQQQQQHHQQQQQQQHHQQQQQQQQQQQQAINLQNLNLQYNLHMRTERNLAEKMQQPQNYRGNPNMESLVEATANMNLMPNQGRPEENQRNYQPHPDYQKSYVPNQNMQEIPPFRRNNDNGGKFQEQYQRRQQPPNGFIDPQQGVYGVNYLGGGYGRQYYGARQPAAPGPFLPGSLLGFQNAAVNEQARAMLEASDCNWKVGDRCLALYWEDNNFYEAEVTGVSANTVVVKFCAYGNHEEVLKSNCLPFPLPGIGSNGLGYLARGAGVFAGRRP; encoded by the exons atgttaaatgaCAATATGTCACTCCAGGAAGATCTTAAGGAGTTGGGCTG GCACTTGAGCCAAGAAGGCATCGATGCTGTTAGCGAAAATGGACAAATAGTGGATGTAAATGTTTTAAGTAAGCGAGCTTTAGAT TTCGATATAAGGGATATAGGAGACGGTTCTTTCCCCGAGGACTTTACCAAAGATCCCTCAAAACTCGAGAAACCTATAGTAGTCCAGATTCAAAAAATCCGGAATGTATCTGCTCCGAAAGCTAACGAGGAGTCTACTTCGGCGCCTCGAATGTTGAAGTTGATATTGCACGATGGGAAGTCGACGTGTACCGGGCTGGAGATCCTTCCCATCTCCAGCCTCAGCATCAACACTCCGCCGGGGACCAAGCTGCTGCTCAACAACGAAGGGCTGGAGACGTGCCATGGCGTCGTCTGGCTGACACCTAGTGTCATCACTGTGTTGGGTGGGAAAGTCTCCCACATGATAGAGAAATGGGAATTGAATCGTAGTCTTGCCAAGCACACTAGAG GTGGTATAGGAGCGGATGGTGGTCCACCACCATGGATTCCATTTGGCCAGCGTCTTGAGGCGCTTAGTgtagaaaaacaatttaaaagccTACAAGAGGCTACCAAGCAGGACAATGCAGAGTTTGAGGCCCAAAGGAAAGGTGCCATTGCTGAGGCACAGAGATTATCAGGAGTTAAGAAG GTATTTGGAGGTGGCACAAAACCACTACTGGATGCCAATGTCCAGAAAATTGTTGATGCTGGATTCTCAGAGGAACAAGCTGAAAATGCACTCAAATATACTAAGAACAATGTAGAGAGAGCTttgaaaatgttgcaaaaaagaGACCATTCGGAAAATAGGAACAAAGAAAAACAACAGAAGGAACCTGAGCAGCCCAAACGTAAGGGCAGGAATAAGGATCCGAATGATGATGAAGGCATCCCAGTGAAACCGTCTGGTAAAGTGTCATTGTTTGACTTTCTGGAAGATAAATTGCCTAACGTGCCAGAAAAAGACAAAAACCGCTCATATCCATCAAACTCTGAAGATAGAGGGGGAAATTACGGGAACCGTGACAGACATGGCAAAGGTAACTCTCGCGGCCAGAGCTCACGTTACGATAATCCCAACAGAAGAAATGAGAATAGGGGACATTATAATGATAATCACCATAACTCACATAGGGAGGATAGAAAGTATCAAACTCAAAACGAGAAACCTCCTAGATTCCAGAAGAAACTGGAGGAGAAGAATAAGCaacaacagcagcagcagcagcaacaTCAGTTCCAACAACAGCAGCAGCAACAACAACATCAacagcaacaacaacaacacCATCAGCAACAGCAACAGCAACAACATCATCAGCAACaacaacagcagcagcagcaacagCAGCAGGCAATCAATTTGCAGAACCTGAACTTGCAATACAACCTCCACATGAGAACCGAGAGGAATCTGGCCGAGAAAATGCAGCAACCTCAAAACTACCGCGGCAACCCCAACATGGAGAGCTTAGTCGAAGCGACGGCGAACATGAACCTGATGCCCAACCAGGGCCGGCCGGAGGAGAACCAGCGGAATTACCAGCCGCACCCGGACTACCAAAAGTCGTACGTGCCGAATCAGAACATGCAGGAGATCCCGCCGTTCCGTCGCAACAACGACAACGGGGGAAAATTCCAGGAGCAGTACCAGCGTCGGCAGCAGCCGCCGAACGGGTTCATCGACCCGCAGCAGGGCGTGTACGGGGTCAATTACCTGGGCGGGGGCTACGGGCGCCAGTACTACGGGGCCCGCCAGCCCGCCGCGCCCGGGCCCTTCCTGCCGGGGTCGCTGCTCGGCTTCCAGAATGCGGCCGTCAACGAGCAGGCGCGCGCCATGCTCGAGGCTTCGGACTGCAACTGGAAGGTTGGCGATCGCTGCCTCGCGCTCTACTGGGAGGATAATAAT TTTTACGAGGCCGAAGTGACGGGTGTGTCGGCGAATACAGTAGTAGTTAAATTTTGTGCATACGGTAATCACGAGGAAGTTTTGAAATCAAACTGCCTACCTTTCCCCCTTCCTG GGATCGGCAGCAACGGGCTGGGTTACCTGGCGCGCGGCGCCGGCGTGTTCGCGGGGCGTCGGCCCTAG
- the LOC135073103 gene encoding tudor domain-containing protein 3-like isoform X1 yields the protein MLNDNMSLQEDLKELGWHLSQEGIDAVSENGQIVDVNVLSKRALDFDIRDIGDGSFPEDFTKDPSKLEKPIVVQIQKIRNVSAPKANEESTSAPRMLKLILHDGKSTCTGLEILPISSLSINTPPGTKLLLNNEGLETCHGVVWLTPSVITVLGGKVSHMIEKWELNRSLAKHTRGGIGADGGPPPWIPFGQRLEALSVEKQFKSLQEATKQDNAEFEAQRKGAIAEAQRLSGVKKVFGGGTKPLLDANVQKIVDAGFSEEQAENALKYTKNNVERALKMLQKRDHSENRNKEKQQKEPEQPKRKGRNKDPNDDEGIPVKPSGKVSLFDFLEDKLPNVPEKDKNRSYPSNSEDRGGNYGNRDRHGKGNSRGQSSRYDNPNRRNENRGHYNDNHHNSHREDRKYQTQNEKPPRFQKKLEEKNKQQQQQQQQHQFQQQQQQQQHQQQQQQHHQQQQQQQHHQQQQQQQQQQQQAINLQNLNLQYNLHMRTERNLAEKMQQPQNYRGNPNMESLVEATANMNLMPNQGRPEENQRNYQPHPDYQKSYVPNQNMQEIPPFRRNNDNGGKFQEQYQRRQQPPNGFIDPQQGVYGVNYLGGGYGRQYYGARQPAAPGPFLPGSLLGFQNAAVNEQARAMLEASDCNWKVGDRCLALYWEDNNFYEAEVTGVSANTVVVKFCAYGNHEEVLKSNCLPFPLPEMVPGIGSNGLGYLARGAGVFAGRRP from the exons atgttaaatgaCAATATGTCACTCCAGGAAGATCTTAAGGAGTTGGGCTG GCACTTGAGCCAAGAAGGCATCGATGCTGTTAGCGAAAATGGACAAATAGTGGATGTAAATGTTTTAAGTAAGCGAGCTTTAGAT TTCGATATAAGGGATATAGGAGACGGTTCTTTCCCCGAGGACTTTACCAAAGATCCCTCAAAACTCGAGAAACCTATAGTAGTCCAGATTCAAAAAATCCGGAATGTATCTGCTCCGAAAGCTAACGAGGAGTCTACTTCGGCGCCTCGAATGTTGAAGTTGATATTGCACGATGGGAAGTCGACGTGTACCGGGCTGGAGATCCTTCCCATCTCCAGCCTCAGCATCAACACTCCGCCGGGGACCAAGCTGCTGCTCAACAACGAAGGGCTGGAGACGTGCCATGGCGTCGTCTGGCTGACACCTAGTGTCATCACTGTGTTGGGTGGGAAAGTCTCCCACATGATAGAGAAATGGGAATTGAATCGTAGTCTTGCCAAGCACACTAGAG GTGGTATAGGAGCGGATGGTGGTCCACCACCATGGATTCCATTTGGCCAGCGTCTTGAGGCGCTTAGTgtagaaaaacaatttaaaagccTACAAGAGGCTACCAAGCAGGACAATGCAGAGTTTGAGGCCCAAAGGAAAGGTGCCATTGCTGAGGCACAGAGATTATCAGGAGTTAAGAAG GTATTTGGAGGTGGCACAAAACCACTACTGGATGCCAATGTCCAGAAAATTGTTGATGCTGGATTCTCAGAGGAACAAGCTGAAAATGCACTCAAATATACTAAGAACAATGTAGAGAGAGCTttgaaaatgttgcaaaaaagaGACCATTCGGAAAATAGGAACAAAGAAAAACAACAGAAGGAACCTGAGCAGCCCAAACGTAAGGGCAGGAATAAGGATCCGAATGATGATGAAGGCATCCCAGTGAAACCGTCTGGTAAAGTGTCATTGTTTGACTTTCTGGAAGATAAATTGCCTAACGTGCCAGAAAAAGACAAAAACCGCTCATATCCATCAAACTCTGAAGATAGAGGGGGAAATTACGGGAACCGTGACAGACATGGCAAAGGTAACTCTCGCGGCCAGAGCTCACGTTACGATAATCCCAACAGAAGAAATGAGAATAGGGGACATTATAATGATAATCACCATAACTCACATAGGGAGGATAGAAAGTATCAAACTCAAAACGAGAAACCTCCTAGATTCCAGAAGAAACTGGAGGAGAAGAATAAGCaacaacagcagcagcagcagcaacaTCAGTTCCAACAACAGCAGCAGCAACAACAACATCAacagcaacaacaacaacacCATCAGCAACAGCAACAGCAACAACATCATCAGCAACaacaacagcagcagcagcaacagCAGCAGGCAATCAATTTGCAGAACCTGAACTTGCAATACAACCTCCACATGAGAACCGAGAGGAATCTGGCCGAGAAAATGCAGCAACCTCAAAACTACCGCGGCAACCCCAACATGGAGAGCTTAGTCGAAGCGACGGCGAACATGAACCTGATGCCCAACCAGGGCCGGCCGGAGGAGAACCAGCGGAATTACCAGCCGCACCCGGACTACCAAAAGTCGTACGTGCCGAATCAGAACATGCAGGAGATCCCGCCGTTCCGTCGCAACAACGACAACGGGGGAAAATTCCAGGAGCAGTACCAGCGTCGGCAGCAGCCGCCGAACGGGTTCATCGACCCGCAGCAGGGCGTGTACGGGGTCAATTACCTGGGCGGGGGCTACGGGCGCCAGTACTACGGGGCCCGCCAGCCCGCCGCGCCCGGGCCCTTCCTGCCGGGGTCGCTGCTCGGCTTCCAGAATGCGGCCGTCAACGAGCAGGCGCGCGCCATGCTCGAGGCTTCGGACTGCAACTGGAAGGTTGGCGATCGCTGCCTCGCGCTCTACTGGGAGGATAATAAT TTTTACGAGGCCGAAGTGACGGGTGTGTCGGCGAATACAGTAGTAGTTAAATTTTGTGCATACGGTAATCACGAGGAAGTTTTGAAATCAAACTGCCTACCTTTCCCCCTTCCTG AAATGGTTCCAGGGATCGGCAGCAACGGGCTGGGTTACCTGGCGCGCGGCGCCGGCGTGTTCGCGGGGCGTCGGCCCTAG